From the Candidatus Zixiibacteriota bacterium genome, one window contains:
- a CDS encoding CDGSH iron-sulfur domain-containing protein has protein sequence MTEPIIAQKGPYVIEETARRVSWCQCGRSANQPYCDGSHKVTDIRPIVVELTENKRIAWCGCKHSGNKPYCDGTHKRL, from the coding sequence ATGACCGAGCCGATCATCGCCCAGAAGGGCCCCTATGTGATCGAGGAGACGGCACGGCGGGTCTCTTGGTGTCAATGCGGCCGGTCGGCCAATCAACCGTACTGCGACGGCTCTCATAAGGTCACTGATATCCGGCCGATCGTGGTGGAGTTGACCGAGAACAAGCGGATTGCCTGGTGCGGCTGCAAGCATTCCGGGAACAAGCCGTACTGCGACGGCACTCATAAGCGGCTGTAG
- a CDS encoding carboxypeptidase-like regulatory domain-containing protein → MSAVRGTVYLPYELSAAMTPASGVHVRLRGGDFDSSVVTGTTGSFFFRDVPVRSGYKLTFAASLCLSVPEQTVEVLKNDTARVDVTLAQNSGNCYGLPFSGAARVEIDPVGGRTILLYDSAYLSAGRSHPAIVVLNLATGQGSTHEFSDLEDVCDLALISADEVAIYGRSVSAFGVRFFNIATMAASRADVVFETDMSFLGGRLALDDTREWLFATVGRQTLSFPDPVGKVYAVSLRSGLVVDADNDPADGNNAFDDDLVAGALGWAYNIAYDPLAGEILVGNLSVPFPEGPFLTAISLAKWGAFDRDSDLVAPTAGVRKVNMDPGEGFTGFAVDYWDFAQGIGVAGRSQSAFLMVTYETGGTSYASKLRDNKVHPATRDLDHVLKVVPERQTWFMLLDDPSRPDEVRSAIEERELSTLQRHNRYETQLVVDFFLVPRGFAVDAQAERLYVAYRNEPVLEVFDLCRGEDCNPAM, encoded by the coding sequence ATGAGCGCGGTCCGCGGCACGGTTTACCTGCCGTATGAGTTGTCAGCGGCCATGACACCGGCATCCGGGGTTCATGTGCGCCTGCGCGGCGGGGACTTCGACAGCTCGGTCGTCACCGGCACGACAGGTTCATTCTTTTTCCGCGATGTCCCGGTTCGAAGCGGCTACAAGTTGACGTTTGCGGCCAGTCTGTGCCTGTCGGTCCCGGAGCAGACCGTCGAGGTTCTCAAGAACGACACGGCGCGGGTTGATGTCACACTGGCCCAGAACTCAGGCAACTGCTACGGCCTCCCCTTTTCGGGCGCGGCGCGCGTCGAGATCGATCCGGTGGGCGGGCGCACCATTCTGCTGTACGACTCCGCCTACCTCTCGGCTGGCCGCTCACACCCGGCGATTGTGGTCCTCAACCTGGCCACCGGTCAGGGGAGCACGCATGAATTCTCCGACTTGGAGGACGTCTGCGATCTGGCCCTGATTTCCGCCGATGAGGTCGCCATCTATGGCCGGTCCGTGTCAGCATTTGGAGTCCGGTTCTTCAATATCGCCACGATGGCGGCATCCCGAGCCGACGTGGTCTTCGAGACCGACATGTCGTTTTTAGGCGGCCGCTTGGCCCTTGATGACACCCGCGAGTGGTTGTTTGCCACGGTCGGGAGGCAGACTTTGAGTTTTCCCGATCCGGTAGGGAAGGTTTACGCCGTCTCGTTGAGGAGCGGGCTCGTGGTCGATGCGGACAATGACCCGGCAGATGGAAACAACGCCTTCGACGACGACCTCGTCGCCGGCGCGCTGGGCTGGGCCTACAACATCGCCTACGACCCGCTGGCCGGTGAGATTCTGGTCGGAAACCTCTCGGTTCCCTTCCCGGAGGGGCCATTCCTGACGGCGATCAGTCTGGCGAAGTGGGGGGCATTTGACCGGGACAGCGACTTGGTGGCGCCGACCGCCGGGGTCCGCAAGGTCAACATGGATCCGGGTGAGGGATTCACGGGCTTCGCTGTCGACTACTGGGATTTCGCGCAGGGTATCGGAGTCGCGGGACGGTCCCAATCCGCCTTCCTCATGGTCACCTACGAGACAGGCGGCACGTCCTATGCCTCAAAGCTGAGGGACAACAAGGTGCATCCCGCAACACGAGATCTGGATCACGTCCTCAAGGTTGTTCCCGAGCGGCAGACATGGTTCATGCTGTTGGATGATCCCTCCCGACCGGATGAGGTGAGGAGTGCCATTGAGGAACGGGAACTGTCGACTCTGCAGCGGCACAACCGATACGAAACGCAACTTGTCGTCGATTTCTTCTTGGTTCCTCGTGGATTCGCCGTCGACGCGCAGGCCGAACGACTATACGTCGCCTACCGCAACGAGCCGGTCCTGGAGGTCTTCGATCTTTGCCGGGGCGAAGACTGCAATCCGGCGATGTGA
- a CDS encoding FKBP-type peptidyl-prolyl cis-trans isomerase, with product MLAVAIFSGLVVIAGCAKKEAAPPAESQTPATQPPAEPAQAMAPGIPQVSGDTVTTPSGLKYIEMTVGTGATPQTGQMVLAHYTGWLTDGTKFDSSRDRGQPFPFPLGQGRVIKGWDEGLATMKVGGRRLLIIPPDLGYGARGAGGVIPPGATLVFDVELVGIQDAAVGG from the coding sequence ATGCTCGCAGTCGCCATCTTCTCAGGTTTGGTCGTGATCGCCGGGTGCGCCAAGAAGGAAGCGGCGCCACCCGCAGAGAGTCAGACCCCGGCGACACAGCCACCTGCCGAGCCGGCACAGGCCATGGCCCCGGGGATTCCCCAAGTCAGCGGCGACACGGTCACGACACCCTCCGGCCTGAAGTACATCGAGATGACAGTGGGTACGGGAGCGACCCCCCAGACGGGACAAATGGTCCTGGCGCACTACACCGGGTGGCTGACCGATGGGACCAAATTCGACTCGTCGCGCGACCGGGGACAGCCCTTCCCATTCCCGCTCGGCCAGGGTCGGGTGATCAAGGGTTGGGATGAAGGTCTGGCCACGATGAAGGTCGGCGGCCGTCGCCTGTTGATCATCCCTCCCGACTTGGGGTATGGTGCCCGCGGCGCCGGCGGCGTCATTCCGCCGGGGGCGACACTGGTTTTCGACGTCGAGTTGGTCGGGATCCAAGACGCAGCCGTCGGCGGCTGA
- a CDS encoding SRPBCC domain-containing protein has protein sequence MAHQSRQATTPVSVHRLMGEPAEQGGALTKDPAFDWTQFRLGIYVRARPEDVYTIWTTSQGLCRWFLRSAAFAASSGRPSSRREAAKVPPFETLAARPDAEMCQTGDRYRWEWFYNDGVAGEDWVLDVRPPTKLSFGFGAGMLVEVLLRKQGVWCEVNLRQYDIPNTPRAHRDMHMGCRAGWVFFLTNLKSVVEGGHDLRETERAKTRQLHLVNI, from the coding sequence ATGGCGCACCAGAGCCGGCAAGCCACAACGCCAGTGTCCGTGCATCGCCTGATGGGGGAACCGGCCGAACAGGGAGGAGCTCTGACCAAGGATCCGGCCTTCGACTGGACCCAATTCCGGTTGGGCATCTACGTCCGCGCCCGGCCTGAGGATGTGTACACCATATGGACCACATCCCAGGGCCTGTGCCGCTGGTTTCTGCGGTCGGCGGCCTTTGCGGCATCGTCTGGACGTCCCAGTTCCCGTCGGGAGGCGGCGAAGGTGCCGCCCTTCGAGACCCTGGCCGCACGCCCCGACGCCGAGATGTGCCAGACCGGAGACCGCTACCGATGGGAGTGGTTCTATAACGACGGCGTCGCCGGCGAAGACTGGGTCCTCGACGTCCGTCCCCCGACCAAGCTGTCGTTCGGCTTCGGTGCCGGGATGTTGGTGGAGGTCCTTCTCCGCAAGCAAGGCGTCTGGTGTGAAGTCAACCTGCGGCAGTATGACATCCCCAACACGCCCCGGGCGCATCGGGACATGCACATGGGTTGTCGCGCGGGATGGGTGTTCTTCCTGACCAACTTGAAGTCGGTCGTCGAGGGCGGGCACGACCTGCGCGAAACCGAGCGTGCCAAGACCCGCCAGTTGCATCTGGTGAACATCTGA